From one Candidatus Chromulinivoraceae bacterium genomic stretch:
- a CDS encoding glycosyltransferase, whose product MSRNVSRKPTICIVTCYRQPDYLRAATLRQGLKDSKVFGEVIIVKNRHTNVLRYADVLLELLKVRFTKNPDAYLITFRGYEILPLILMIGAGKKILYDEFINPVEWFVYEHKHLVGPLSFFGYLLRIFYSKMMKYTQVVIADTDSHAGYSAKLMSLPTSKYFVIPVGADESIFKPLPSPTKKQFRVLYYGNMLPLHGIEYVLDAAVKLATNSNIEFHIVGGKHEAAEAVKSAQLKGARILYDSWVEYSKLPEIFEQSNVCLGGPFGNTVQAQYVVTGKTYQFLASTRATIVGKNQETRLFTDKKDALVVPQADSDAIARVIEWAYAHPNELQVIAGNGRKLYERSFSSKQIASDLRRLFTTKHIF is encoded by the coding sequence ATGTCTCGTAACGTTTCCAGAAAACCGACAATTTGTATTGTGACCTGCTACCGACAGCCCGACTATTTACGTGCAGCAACCCTACGCCAAGGTTTAAAGGACAGTAAGGTGTTTGGCGAGGTAATCATCGTTAAAAATCGTCATACCAACGTCTTGCGCTACGCTGATGTTCTACTTGAGCTATTGAAGGTACGTTTTACTAAGAACCCTGATGCGTATTTAATTACCTTTCGGGGGTATGAGATCTTACCACTCATTCTGATGATTGGAGCGGGCAAAAAGATCCTCTACGACGAGTTTATTAATCCAGTAGAGTGGTTTGTGTATGAACATAAACATCTAGTGGGTCCGTTGTCATTTTTCGGCTACCTACTGCGAATTTTTTATAGCAAAATGATGAAATATACGCAGGTGGTTATTGCCGATACAGACTCGCACGCAGGCTACTCCGCAAAACTCATGTCGCTGCCGACGAGTAAATATTTCGTTATTCCTGTAGGAGCAGATGAGTCAATATTTAAGCCACTGCCATCGCCCACTAAAAAACAATTTCGTGTTCTTTACTACGGTAACATGCTGCCGCTACACGGCATTGAGTATGTGCTAGACGCTGCGGTTAAGCTAGCAACCAATAGCAACATAGAATTTCATATCGTTGGCGGTAAGCATGAGGCGGCCGAGGCAGTAAAGAGCGCTCAGTTAAAAGGCGCCCGGATTCTTTACGATAGTTGGGTTGAATACTCTAAACTACCTGAGATTTTTGAGCAGAGTAATGTATGTCTTGGTGGGCCATTTGGTAATACTGTTCAGGCTCAGTATGTCGTGACAGGTAAGACCTACCAGTTTTTAGCTTCGACCCGTGCGACGATCGTTGGTAAAAACCAAGAGACTCGGTTATTTACAGATAAAAAAGATGCGTTAGTGGTCCCTCAAGCAGACTCTGATGCGATTGCTCGCGTCATTGAATGGGCCTACGCGCACCCGAATGAGTTGCAGGTTATTGCTGGAAATGGCCGCAAGTTGTATGAACGTTCGTTCTCATCAAAACAAATTGCCAGCGATCTAAGAAGGCTTTTTACTACTAAACATATTTTTTAG
- a CDS encoding radical SAM/SPASM domain-containing protein: MTWLAHSVPFLRGFSMLEMPEANPFHPDKLLLHRAKVAALANSTMIAPQTIEVDLTDGACNQGCVYCCFSSGEGKKMVRIDRTALLQALREAYALGTRAVELVGGGEPTAHPEIAGIISDIFEIGAGDMEVGLITNGLLAERILSVAPRMRFVRISLDTALSATYQVLHKVPARQFDKVLTNIGRLRAEMPQITNARQLGIGYLVVPPYNHQAEEVMAGAELAHELNVDYITYRPVELTDEQPQSYWREAQQAIRAARKHLHESGSSTVAFGGVGNRWDTLRPGGHPTGICDAKPLVAVIQANGDIAHCILYRNQRAMRIGNIHEGPFTDQWFSEEHQSAWQSRQVDGCPNPCKLYRYNDVVREARTNGTGDAPPYGDVAHHLFV, translated from the coding sequence GTGACGTGGCTGGCACACTCCGTGCCCTTTTTGAGAGGATTCTCCATGTTGGAGATGCCCGAAGCAAACCCGTTTCACCCCGACAAGCTTCTGCTCCACCGAGCAAAGGTCGCAGCGCTCGCCAACAGTACGATGATCGCCCCTCAGACAATTGAGGTCGATCTCACCGACGGCGCATGCAACCAAGGTTGTGTGTACTGCTGCTTCAGTTCGGGTGAAGGTAAGAAGATGGTGCGGATCGACCGCACTGCACTCTTGCAAGCGCTCCGAGAAGCCTACGCACTCGGTACGCGAGCAGTGGAACTGGTGGGTGGTGGTGAACCTACCGCCCATCCGGAGATCGCCGGTATCATCAGCGACATCTTCGAGATCGGCGCTGGCGATATGGAGGTTGGTCTTATCACCAACGGTCTGCTCGCCGAGCGAATCCTTTCCGTCGCCCCGCGCATGCGTTTCGTGCGCATCAGTCTCGACACGGCACTTTCAGCAACGTACCAGGTACTTCACAAGGTGCCCGCAAGACAGTTCGACAAGGTTCTCACGAACATCGGCAGACTCCGTGCGGAGATGCCCCAGATCACCAACGCGAGGCAGCTCGGGATTGGCTATCTGGTCGTGCCCCCGTACAACCACCAAGCCGAAGAGGTGATGGCGGGAGCCGAACTGGCTCATGAGCTCAACGTCGATTACATCACGTATCGGCCGGTTGAGCTCACCGACGAGCAGCCTCAGAGCTACTGGCGAGAAGCACAACAAGCCATCAGGGCAGCTCGAAAGCACCTGCACGAGAGCGGCAGTTCCACGGTCGCATTCGGAGGTGTTGGAAACCGCTGGGACACACTTCGTCCCGGGGGTCACCCGACTGGCATCTGCGACGCGAAGCCGTTAGTCGCAGTGATCCAAGCGAACGGTGACATCGCACACTGCATCCTGTACAGGAATCAGCGTGCGATGCGGATCGGCAACATCCACGAGGGTCCGTTCACAGACCAGTGGTTCAGCGAAGAACATCAGAGCGCCTGGCAATCCCGTCAGGTCGATGGCTGCCCAAACCCGTGTAAGCTCTACCGCTACAACGATGTGGTGCGCGAAGCAAGGACGAACGGCACCGGAGACGCTCCTCCGTACGGAGACGTGGCGCACCACCTGTTCGTCTAG
- a CDS encoding type II toxin-antitoxin system RelE/ParE family toxin: MQKYSVNLTEDAENDIAELMAFYEELVDAKSAVKFFEEAMETVTNLENLPRANALFKDDPDVRKVQMENHKVAIVYLVDDDRFEVIAVRAYHQMQNPTKYQESVRERIRKLHEQS, translated from the coding sequence GTGCAAAAGTATAGCGTCAATCTTACAGAAGATGCTGAGAACGATATTGCCGAGCTGATGGCATTTTATGAAGAGCTGGTGGATGCTAAATCGGCGGTGAAGTTTTTTGAAGAAGCGATGGAAACCGTAACGAACTTGGAAAACTTGCCACGAGCCAATGCCTTATTCAAAGACGATCCGGATGTGCGCAAAGTTCAGATGGAAAACCACAAAGTAGCGATTGTGTATCTTGTGGATGACGATCGCTTTGAGGTTATTGCTGTTCGTGCATATCACCAGATGCAAAACCCTACCAAGTACCAAGAATCGGTACGTGAACGTATACGCAAATTGCATGAGCAGTCGTAA
- a CDS encoding metallophosphoesterase translates to MGKILAIGDIHTKIWIIEKVAKVINDYDKVIFCGDYADDFSASPQDTLNTWRTLKDLQTKNQDKVELVTGNHDYIYVKDTPSLQSGYNPITQVLINAPENKNLKVWLAALPVIIEIDGVTYSHAGIANEWSGLKDATGLWNDMSPIWARPGGSITYKDTPQVFGHTPTDTCYEVKSGVWCIDTFSTMPDGTPFGDGSVLQIIDGKKFSKIYLK, encoded by the coding sequence ATGGGGAAAATACTGGCAATTGGCGACATCCACACGAAGATCTGGATTATTGAGAAAGTCGCTAAAGTCATTAACGATTACGATAAGGTTATTTTCTGCGGTGATTACGCAGATGACTTTAGCGCTAGTCCGCAAGATACCCTAAACACCTGGAGAACTTTAAAAGATCTGCAGACTAAAAACCAAGACAAGGTCGAGCTAGTTACAGGCAATCACGACTACATATATGTCAAAGATACGCCTTCATTGCAATCAGGCTACAATCCTATCACACAAGTTTTAATCAATGCCCCAGAAAATAAAAATCTGAAAGTGTGGCTTGCTGCCCTGCCTGTTATTATCGAAATTGATGGCGTTACCTATTCTCACGCCGGCATAGCCAATGAGTGGTCTGGCCTAAAAGATGCGACTGGCCTATGGAATGACATGAGCCCTATTTGGGCAAGACCCGGGGGCAGTATTACGTACAAGGATACGCCTCAAGTTTTTGGGCATACTCCTACCGATACTTGTTATGAGGTTAAAAGTGGAGTGTGGTGTATAGATACGTTCTCTACAATGCCAGACGGTACCCCGTTTGGTGATGGATCAGTGCTGCAAATTATTGATGGCAAAAAATTCTCTAAGATATACCTGAAATAA
- a CDS encoding DEAD/DEAH box helicase family protein: MQPSDKIRLYRSLFRGRDDVFAKRSPTTGAYFPEHTLNWDEFNAHKANGGRMATFKNKKPTPLTDEIILKHLTGQITVGIYPILQDNTSYFLAADFDKENWLKDCQNYRVEIAKLGLSAYIERSRSGNGGHVWVFFEDAYPCHKARAIGLEVVRKILKLSAFDKEASFDRLFPNQDAIVKDGFGNLIALPFQGESARGGNTVFINPSTGIPYEDQFEILKTAQRYSIKELDAAYDKAIGATIDDVTAPIKNKRLKISVGQNITFNKAQLSGALVGYLKEELNFLNSEYLTKKRFGVSLYQVQKYFRLIDESDKTVSLPRGFLSRLLKFLYENNIEYSISFITPKFDNLKFKSQIKLNEQQEQIVSAAMIEKQGVIVAPPGSGKTMMGMELIARHKKPSLVLVHRKQILDQWVDRIQQYLNIPKAQIGRYSSAKKSAGKEITVGLLQSFARSKDLSELRDKFGTIIVDECHHIPAKTFRDVIASLNPEFLYGLTATPKRKHNDEQLIYVYIGDIIANMADFKDINQPATSKKFDVVIRETGLAIPFNWKTDAFDLVAKVISYDTKRNELVIKDALKQVALKRKVLVLSERKEHLKILELYLKGQCETMIFTGDDSAASRTSKLAQIEAGHYQVLLATGQIIGEGMHVPNIQALIFAFPFALEAKTTQYVGRLMHSDSPKVLIDYHDKQIPFLDRQFKQRKRVYNKL; this comes from the coding sequence ATGCAGCCTAGCGATAAGATCAGACTTTATCGATCACTGTTCAGGGGACGTGACGACGTATTTGCGAAACGTAGCCCAACAACTGGTGCGTATTTTCCTGAGCATACGCTTAACTGGGATGAGTTCAATGCTCACAAAGCCAATGGTGGCAGAATGGCAACATTCAAAAACAAGAAACCCACGCCATTAACCGATGAAATTATCCTGAAACATCTCACCGGCCAGATTACAGTCGGTATCTATCCCATTCTTCAAGACAACACTTCATATTTTCTGGCAGCTGATTTTGATAAAGAGAATTGGCTCAAAGACTGCCAGAATTATCGGGTGGAGATAGCCAAGCTTGGTTTGTCGGCATACATAGAACGGTCAAGGTCGGGTAATGGCGGTCACGTCTGGGTTTTCTTTGAAGATGCCTATCCCTGCCACAAAGCCAGAGCTATCGGACTCGAGGTAGTGCGTAAAATCTTAAAGCTGTCGGCCTTCGATAAAGAAGCCAGCTTTGATCGACTATTCCCCAATCAGGACGCCATTGTTAAGGATGGATTTGGTAATCTGATCGCGTTACCCTTTCAGGGTGAATCAGCCCGCGGCGGCAACACGGTGTTCATTAATCCCAGCACGGGCATTCCTTACGAAGACCAGTTTGAAATCCTAAAAACTGCCCAACGCTACTCAATCAAGGAGCTTGATGCAGCCTATGATAAAGCGATTGGCGCAACGATTGATGATGTGACTGCACCTATCAAAAACAAAAGATTAAAGATTTCCGTTGGTCAAAATATCACGTTTAATAAAGCGCAGCTCAGCGGAGCACTGGTCGGTTACCTCAAAGAAGAACTTAATTTCCTAAACAGTGAATACCTCACCAAAAAGCGGTTTGGTGTATCACTGTATCAGGTGCAAAAATACTTCCGTTTGATCGATGAGTCTGATAAAACGGTGTCATTGCCTCGCGGTTTTCTCTCAAGGTTGCTCAAGTTTTTGTATGAAAATAATATTGAGTACAGCATTAGTTTTATCACGCCAAAGTTTGATAATCTCAAATTCAAAAGTCAAATCAAGCTGAACGAACAACAAGAACAGATAGTATCAGCTGCGATGATCGAAAAACAAGGCGTTATCGTCGCGCCTCCAGGCAGCGGCAAGACGATGATGGGTATGGAATTAATTGCTCGACACAAAAAACCATCACTCGTACTTGTCCATCGTAAACAGATCCTTGATCAGTGGGTGGACCGGATCCAGCAATATCTAAATATTCCAAAGGCCCAAATCGGTCGTTACTCGAGTGCGAAAAAGTCTGCTGGCAAGGAAATTACTGTTGGACTGCTGCAAAGCTTTGCTCGCAGTAAAGATCTGAGCGAGCTACGTGACAAATTCGGCACGATTATTGTCGATGAGTGTCATCATATTCCTGCCAAAACGTTCAGGGATGTTATCGCCAGCCTTAACCCCGAATTTCTGTATGGCTTAACAGCTACACCTAAAAGAAAGCACAATGACGAGCAGCTTATCTATGTTTATATTGGCGATATTATCGCGAATATGGCTGACTTTAAGGATATCAATCAACCCGCAACTAGCAAGAAGTTTGACGTTGTCATTCGAGAAACAGGCCTAGCTATCCCCTTTAACTGGAAAACTGATGCTTTTGATCTGGTGGCCAAGGTTATTAGCTACGACACGAAGCGAAATGAGCTCGTAATCAAAGACGCGCTTAAACAAGTTGCCCTAAAGCGTAAGGTGTTGGTGCTCAGCGAGCGCAAAGAACACCTGAAGATTTTAGAGCTATACCTCAAAGGTCAATGCGAAACGATGATCTTTACTGGTGACGACTCGGCAGCCAGTCGTACATCTAAGTTGGCGCAAATTGAGGCTGGACATTATCAAGTGTTATTGGCTACGGGCCAGATAATTGGTGAAGGTATGCATGTACCTAATATCCAGGCATTGATCTTCGCTTTCCCGTTCGCCCTTGAGGCCAAAACCACCCAATACGTCGGTCGGCTCATGCACAGTGATAGCCCAAAAGTATTAATCGACTACCACGACAAGCAGATTCCCTTTTTAGATCGGCAATTCAAACAGCGTAAACGGGTATATAACAAGCTTTAG